The Kitasatospora paranensis genome has a window encoding:
- a CDS encoding response regulator transcription factor: MHETDAITSAVRVLVVEDDAGIARSLVRGLGRAGYSARSVGTGHAALCVDPLPDVVLLDLGLPDLDGVEVCRRLRRRCDAAIIVVTARGEEGDRVSALDEGADDYLVKPFGLAELLARIRAVLRRTRPVEPELLRHGVLTVDPRTRKVSVEGNEIALTPKEFDILECLAVDPGRVVSRQEILERAWDEHWYGPTKVLDVHMAALRRKLGVPGLVETVYGRGFRLGEPG; encoded by the coding sequence ATGCACGAGACGGACGCGATTACCTCGGCAGTACGGGTCCTGGTGGTCGAGGACGATGCGGGGATCGCCCGTTCCCTGGTGCGTGGCCTCGGCCGGGCCGGCTACTCGGCGCGGAGTGTCGGAACGGGGCACGCCGCTCTCTGCGTCGACCCGCTGCCCGACGTGGTCCTGCTCGACCTGGGCCTGCCCGACCTGGACGGGGTCGAGGTCTGCCGCCGGCTGCGCAGGCGGTGCGATGCGGCGATCATCGTGGTGACCGCGCGCGGCGAGGAGGGCGACCGGGTTTCGGCCCTGGACGAGGGTGCGGACGACTATCTCGTCAAGCCGTTCGGGCTGGCCGAACTGCTCGCCCGGATCCGGGCGGTGCTCCGTCGCACGCGCCCCGTCGAACCGGAGCTGCTCCGGCACGGCGTGCTCACCGTGGATCCTCGGACCCGCAAGGTGAGCGTCGAGGGGAACGAAATCGCTCTCACACCGAAGGAGTTCGACATCCTGGAGTGCCTGGCGGTCGACCCGGGCCGGGTGGTGTCCCGGCAGGAGATCCTGGAACGGGCCTGGGACGAGCACTGGTACGGCCCCACCAAGGTGCTCGATGTCCACATGGCCGCCCTGCGCCGCAAGCTCGGCGTGCCCGGGCTGGTGGAAACGGTATACGGCCGGGGCTTCCGGCTCGGCGAGCCGGGCTGA
- a CDS encoding HAMP domain-containing sensor histidine kinase has product MDVRAPADSGPEEVRRLAATFNTMAARTEALVHGHRAVTADVSHQLRTPLTALRLRLDLLAADAEGEDAVELAGAQEEIARLSRLVDGLLAAARAENAVPRPVPVRLDDVVAERIAAWDPVAAERRVELSSHCPGRPTVFVGAGDLEQLLDNLLANALDAVPGGGRIRVEAAPAAAAFGPGTELRVIDDGPGMSPEARATAFRRFGNPEARGTGLGLAIVHRLATANGGTARLEDTDGGGLTVVLELPAVPRGQVQEPGRPPQPTG; this is encoded by the coding sequence CTGGACGTCAGGGCCCCGGCCGACTCCGGGCCGGAGGAGGTACGCCGGCTCGCGGCCACCTTCAACACCATGGCCGCACGGACCGAGGCCCTGGTGCACGGCCACCGGGCGGTGACCGCGGACGTCTCCCACCAGCTCCGGACCCCGCTGACCGCGCTGCGGCTGCGCCTCGACCTGCTGGCGGCCGACGCCGAGGGCGAGGACGCGGTCGAACTGGCCGGCGCTCAGGAGGAGATCGCACGCCTGTCCCGGCTGGTGGACGGCCTGCTGGCGGCCGCACGGGCGGAGAACGCGGTGCCCAGGCCCGTCCCCGTGCGGCTGGACGACGTGGTCGCGGAGCGGATCGCGGCTTGGGACCCGGTGGCCGCCGAACGACGGGTGGAACTGAGCTCGCACTGCCCGGGGCGGCCCACCGTGTTCGTCGGTGCGGGCGACCTGGAGCAGCTCCTCGACAACCTGCTGGCCAACGCGCTGGACGCCGTACCCGGGGGCGGCCGCATCCGGGTGGAGGCCGCCCCCGCGGCCGCCGCCTTCGGACCCGGCACGGAGTTGCGGGTCATCGACGACGGACCGGGGATGAGCCCCGAGGCGCGGGCGACCGCGTTCCGGCGGTTCGGCAACCCGGAGGCCCGCGGCACGGGACTCGGGCTGGCCATCGTGCACCGGCTGGCGACCGCCAACGGCGGCACGGCGCGGCTGGAGGACACCGACGGCGGCGGCCTGACCGTCGTCCTGGAGCTGCCCGCGGTGCCGCGCGGGCAGGTGCAGGAGCCCGGCCGGCCACCGCAGCCGACCGGCTGA
- a CDS encoding FAD:protein FMN transferase has translation MTAAAVRHSTTTFPALGTTAVLLVADPGGTATALRVLEEELSAIDLACSRFRPDSELSRANRADGPVTVGPLFAEAIEAALRAAEATDGAVDPTVGPAVSALGYDRTFASVRPEDVAPVTPVRPSGWRCIEWHARARRLRLPPGTALDLGATAKALAADRAAERATRLTGCGVLVNLGGDLATAGPAPGGGWQVAIADDHTAPADGAGPAVSVRSGGLATSGTTVRSWRRGGRTLHHIVDPATGDIPVPLWRTVSVAAATCVDANTAATAAVVRGAQALSWLNTLRLPARLVRTDGSVVVVGGWPPDPAADPARAQGGSR, from the coding sequence GTGACCGCGGCGGCCGTCCGACACTCCACCACGACCTTCCCGGCCTTGGGGACGACGGCGGTGCTGCTGGTGGCCGACCCCGGCGGCACGGCAACCGCCCTCCGGGTGCTGGAGGAGGAACTCTCGGCGATCGACCTCGCGTGCAGCAGGTTCCGGCCCGACTCCGAACTCTCCCGGGCCAACCGCGCCGACGGCCCGGTCACGGTCGGCCCGCTGTTCGCCGAGGCGATCGAGGCCGCGTTGCGGGCGGCGGAGGCCACCGACGGCGCGGTCGATCCCACCGTCGGCCCTGCCGTCTCGGCGCTCGGCTACGACCGGACCTTCGCCTCGGTGCGGCCCGAGGACGTCGCACCGGTGACCCCGGTCCGGCCGTCCGGCTGGCGCTGCATCGAGTGGCACGCACGGGCCAGGCGGCTGCGGCTGCCTCCGGGGACCGCACTCGACCTGGGGGCAACGGCCAAAGCGCTGGCCGCGGATCGTGCGGCCGAGCGTGCGACGCGTCTCACCGGGTGCGGGGTGCTGGTCAATCTCGGCGGTGATCTGGCGACCGCAGGCCCCGCACCGGGCGGGGGCTGGCAGGTGGCGATCGCCGACGATCACACGGCCCCAGCCGACGGAGCCGGCCCTGCGGTGTCCGTCCGCAGCGGTGGCCTGGCCACCTCGGGCACCACCGTGCGGAGCTGGCGGCGCGGCGGCCGGACACTCCACCACATCGTCGACCCGGCCACCGGGGACATCCCGGTCCCCCTCTGGCGGACCGTCAGCGTCGCCGCCGCGACCTGCGTCGACGCCAACACCGCGGCCACCGCGGCGGTCGTACGCGGTGCGCAGGCGCTCAGCTGGCTGAACACACTCCGCCTGCCGGCCCGCCTCGTGCGCACCGACGGATCCGTGGTGGTGGTCGGCGGCTGGCCGCCCGACCCCGCCGCCGATCCCGCCCGCGCCCAGGGAGGATCCCGATGA